In Actinoplanes sp. NBC_00393, a single genomic region encodes these proteins:
- a CDS encoding ABC transporter permease: MMLRLSRAGMAERWTLFVGAALSVCLGVALVQSSLLLLITAATMDTPPGLSATEELRFDDGRTAAVSMLGVVMGGAAFLAIFIISSTFAFTVDQRRRDLALLRLVGGSRGQLRRLLLGEAVLLGTLGAGLGIPAGLGVMAVHAWLMRRMGFVPDGFHGEWRTWIIGASIGTGLLLAVAGAMTAAHRAARVRPLDALRDSGEAARVMTAGRWIFGLLFLGGALALTIVAPHGGPDGGAAMAMNVPLCAAVAAAAFGPLLVPAVARLIPTGMGGPLSSLARANLRDGRRRSAAVAAPVTVLVALVVGQTGASASFTASGVDQMRRSTAADLVVSSPGQATPARSDASAGPPQSAGPTSSPRSDGLAGPEASPSSDASSAPVGARIAAMPGVAAVSTEIELPGRATTGDAEDRETDTVTVLVVDFSAYARMHPGSEALLGLSHRTAATGPGGDLSAGTARLELPGLDLGEIPVAAGVPAAVSGGADLLLPPGMLPPAQLASAPTATFVRLKPGATPPDLSAYGSVATVDEWLAADAENRNSTSSKIMIVVLGLGALYALVGVINSVVIGAAARRREFAEARVTGLSRGQVIRTALAESAAVTLAGILLGLVAAGTAFIAALTTTEAVTGTATLDPPWLLLLAITALVLLATGVTSALTSWSATRERPVALLGARE, from the coding sequence ATGATGCTGCGGCTGAGCCGGGCCGGGATGGCCGAGCGGTGGACTTTGTTCGTCGGCGCCGCCCTGTCGGTGTGCCTGGGTGTCGCGCTGGTGCAGTCGTCGCTGCTCCTGCTGATCACCGCGGCCACCATGGACACGCCGCCGGGCCTGTCCGCCACCGAGGAGCTGCGCTTCGACGACGGGCGTACGGCCGCGGTGTCGATGCTGGGCGTGGTGATGGGCGGCGCGGCCTTCCTGGCGATCTTCATCATCAGCTCGACCTTCGCGTTCACCGTGGACCAGCGCCGCCGGGACCTCGCGCTGCTGCGCCTGGTCGGTGGCAGCCGGGGACAGCTGCGCAGGTTGCTGCTGGGCGAGGCGGTGCTGCTCGGGACGCTCGGCGCCGGTCTGGGCATCCCGGCCGGACTCGGTGTGATGGCGGTGCACGCCTGGCTGATGCGCCGGATGGGTTTCGTGCCGGACGGATTCCACGGCGAATGGCGTACCTGGATCATCGGCGCCTCGATCGGCACCGGCCTGCTGCTGGCCGTCGCCGGCGCGATGACCGCCGCCCACCGGGCCGCGCGGGTACGCCCACTCGACGCCCTGCGCGACTCCGGCGAAGCGGCCCGGGTGATGACCGCCGGCCGGTGGATCTTCGGGCTGCTCTTCCTGGGCGGCGCGCTCGCCCTGACCATCGTGGCCCCGCACGGCGGCCCCGACGGCGGCGCGGCGATGGCAATGAACGTGCCGCTCTGCGCGGCGGTGGCGGCGGCCGCCTTCGGCCCGCTGCTGGTCCCGGCGGTGGCCCGCCTCATCCCCACCGGCATGGGCGGCCCGCTCAGCTCGCTGGCCCGCGCCAACCTGCGCGACGGCCGCCGCCGCAGCGCCGCGGTCGCCGCGCCGGTGACGGTCCTGGTCGCCCTGGTCGTCGGCCAGACCGGCGCGTCGGCCTCCTTCACCGCCTCCGGCGTCGACCAGATGCGCCGATCCACCGCGGCCGACCTGGTGGTCTCCTCACCCGGGCAAGCCACCCCCGCTCGATCCGACGCCTCGGCCGGCCCTCCTCAATCGGCCGGACCGACCAGCTCACCTCGATCCGACGGGTTGGCCGGGCCGGAAGCCTCGCCTTCATCTGATGCCTCATCCGCGCCGGTTGGTGCGCGGATCGCCGCCATGCCGGGCGTTGCGGCCGTGTCGACCGAGATCGAACTGCCCGGCCGGGCCACCACCGGGGACGCCGAGGACCGCGAGACCGACACGGTGACTGTGCTGGTGGTGGACTTCTCGGCGTACGCCCGAATGCATCCGGGCAGCGAGGCCCTGCTCGGCCTGAGCCATCGCACGGCCGCGACCGGTCCGGGTGGCGACCTCTCCGCCGGCACCGCGCGCCTCGAGCTGCCCGGTCTCGACCTGGGCGAGATTCCGGTCGCCGCCGGCGTGCCGGCCGCCGTGAGCGGCGGCGCGGATCTGCTGCTTCCGCCGGGCATGCTGCCGCCGGCTCAGCTCGCCTCGGCGCCGACCGCCACTTTCGTACGCCTCAAGCCCGGCGCCACCCCTCCCGACCTCAGCGCCTACGGGTCGGTCGCCACGGTGGACGAGTGGCTCGCCGCCGACGCGGAGAACCGCAACTCCACCAGCAGCAAGATCATGATCGTGGTGCTCGGCCTCGGCGCCCTCTACGCACTGGTCGGCGTGATCAACTCAGTGGTGATCGGCGCGGCCGCCCGGCGCCGCGAGTTCGCCGAAGCCCGCGTGACCGGCCTGTCCCGCGGCCAGGTAATCCGCACCGCGCTCGCCGAGTCCGCAGCGGTCACCCTCGCCGGCATCCTGCTCGGCCTCGTAGCCGCCGGCACCGCCTTCATCGCGGCCCTGACCACCACCGAGGCCGTCACCGGCACCGCCACCCTCGATCCACCGTGGCTGCTGCTGCTCGCCATCACCGCGTTGGTTCTGCTAGCGACCGGCGTGACCAGCGCACTCACGTCCTGGTCAGCGACCCGCGAACGGCCGGTGGCCCTGCTCGGCGCTCGAGAGTAG